The DNA region CCTCTTCCTGATTATAGCCTATCTCCACGACGAGGTACCCGCCCCTTTTAAGGAAGCGTCCACCCTGAGAAAAGAGACGGCGGTAGAAGATAAGACCATCCCCTGCGAGATAAGCCTCCCTCGGTTCCCAATCCCTCACCTCCTGGGGCAGGGTGGCTACCTCCTCCGAGGGGATGTAAGGGGGATTTGAGACGATGAGATCGAGTAAGGAGAATAAACCCCGCTCCTCAAGGGGGGAAAGGAGATCCCCTTTAAGGAACTCCAATCGATGGCTAAGGCCATATTTTTCCGTATTCCTTTTCGCCACCGCGAGCGCCTTCTCCGAGATATCTATAGCAATGATCTTTGCTTCAGGGAGCTCAGAGGCAAGGGCAAGGGCGATATTTCCCGATCCGGTGCCGATATCGGCGATGAGGCGGAAATTATCTTTCTCCCTTAAGGAGAGAACCTCTTCTATTATATGTTCCGTCTCCGGTCTCGGGATGAACACCCCTTCCTTCACCTCGAGCTCGAGCGTCCAGAACCCCTGAGTTCCTAAAAGATAAGCTAAGGGACATCCTTCCGCTCGCTTTTTCAAGAAGGAGAAATAAAGCGTAGCCACCTCTTTAGAGACCGTTTTTCTTCCCTCCTGGTAGATCTTGGCTTCATCTAACCCAAGGATGTAGGAGAGGAGGGAAAGAGAGGCGAAATGTGGTGCCGCTATCTTTTTCCCCTTGAGAAACCTTCTTCCCTCGGCAAGAAGGGAGAAGATGGTGTTTTCGGAGAACGAAGGGCTCATCGGAGGATGGTTCAACCTATCTCTTTTTCCATCTCTTTTTTCAACCGTTCTGTTTGGAAATGGGCGATCAGCCGGTCGATGATCTCGTCGAGGTCTCCATCCAGTATCTCCTCCAGACGGTAGAGGGTAAGCCCGATACGGTGGTCAGTAACCCTTCCCTGAGGGAAGTTGTAGGTCCGCACCTTTTCGCTTCTGTCGCCGGTTCCTAT from Acidobacteriota bacterium includes:
- the prmC gene encoding peptide chain release factor N(5)-glutamine methyltransferase, which translates into the protein MSPSFSENTIFSLLAEGRRFLKGKKIAAPHFASLSLLSYILGLDEAKIYQEGRKTVSKEVATLYFSFLKKRAEGCPLAYLLGTQGFWTLELEVKEGVFIPRPETEHIIEEVLSLREKDNFRLIADIGTGSGNIALALASELPEAKIIAIDISEKALAVAKRNTEKYGLSHRLEFLKGDLLSPLEERGLFSLLDLIVSNPPYIPSEEVATLPQEVRDWEPREAYLAGDGLIFYRRLFSQGGRFLKRGGYLVVEIGYNQEEGVRDIISSAPFRLVNVREDLNGIPRVISARYEGK